Proteins encoded within one genomic window of Brachybacterium sp. P6-10-X1:
- a CDS encoding type II toxin-antitoxin system PemK/MazF family toxin: MSLPSRLLSLVRSAARSPAVRRGVRGLGRRAVRAAQHSRGADGGSRAAGPAVDRGDAAEGVGALRDRSGSRPLAISYAPREDHRPDPGEVVWAWVPFQEDITRGKDRPVLVLAREQASAGGFDGSGEVLIALMLTSRDRADGGEVITDEHGSTWVDIGSGDWDRQGRPSEVRADRLLRLDPDAVRREGGRLDEPRFDRVAAAVRRARGRAG, translated from the coding sequence ATGTCCCTGCCCTCCCGCCTCCTCTCCCTGGTCCGATCCGCTGCCCGCTCCCCCGCCGTGCGCCGCGGGGTCCGGGGCCTGGGGCGCCGCGCGGTCCGTGCCGCGCAGCATTCGCGCGGGGCCGACGGGGGCTCCCGTGCGGCGGGTCCCGCCGTGGACCGGGGCGACGCCGCCGAGGGGGTCGGGGCGCTGCGGGACCGGAGCGGATCCCGGCCCCTCGCGATCTCCTACGCGCCGCGCGAGGACCACCGCCCGGATCCGGGCGAGGTGGTGTGGGCGTGGGTGCCGTTCCAGGAGGACATCACGCGCGGCAAGGACCGACCGGTGCTGGTGCTCGCCCGGGAGCAGGCCTCCGCCGGCGGGTTCGACGGCTCCGGGGAGGTGCTGATCGCCCTGATGCTCACCTCCCGCGACCGGGCCGACGGCGGCGAGGTGATCACCGATGAGCACGGATCGACCTGGGTGGACATCGGCTCCGGTGACTGGGACCGGCAGGGCCGGCCCTCCGAGGTGCGCGCCGATCGTCTGCTGCGCCTGGACCCGGATGCGGTGCGCCGCGAGGGCGGACGCCTGGACGAGCCGCGGTTCGACCGGGTGGCCGCCGCGGTGCGCAGGGCGCGCGGCCGGGCAGGGTGA
- the rpsT gene encoding 30S ribosomal protein S20, whose protein sequence is MANIKSQIKRNTTNEKARLRNRAVKSELKTHIRKVRAAVSTGDAAAADEALKTASRKLDKAVSKGVIHQNQAANRKSGLAKLVARAHA, encoded by the coding sequence GTGGCAAACATCAAGTCCCAGATCAAGCGGAACACGACCAACGAGAAGGCGCGTCTGCGCAACCGGGCCGTGAAGTCCGAGCTCAAGACGCACATCCGCAAGGTGCGCGCAGCCGTCTCCACCGGTGACGCCGCCGCGGCCGACGAGGCGCTGAAGACCGCGTCCCGCAAGCTCGACAAGGCCGTCTCCAAGGGCGTCATCCACCAGAACCAGGCCGCGAACCGCAAGTCCGGTCTCGCCAAGCTGGTGGCTCGGGCGCACGCCTGA